One part of the Tachysurus fulvidraco isolate hzauxx_2018 chromosome 23, HZAU_PFXX_2.0, whole genome shotgun sequence genome encodes these proteins:
- the rnd1b gene encoding rho family GTPase 1b, translated as MKERRNTQPLVIRCKLVLVGDVQCGKTAMLQVLAKDCYPETYVPTVFENYTACLELEDQRVELSLWDTSGSPYYDNVRPLCYSDSDAVLLCFDISRPDTVESGLKKWKAEIMDFCPNTRILLVGCKIDLRTDVCTLMELSNQKQTPITQEQGSAMAKQLGAEAYLECSAFTSEKSIHSVFRTAALACVNKLQPLAKSSPNRRLSKRLLHLPSRSELLSSTFKKEKAKSCSVM; from the exons ATGAAGGAAAGGAGAAACACACAGCCACTTGTGATTAGATGTAAACTCGTTTTGGTTGGTGACGTGCAATGCGGGAAAACGGCTATGCTGCAGGTCCTGGCAAAGGATTGCTATCCAGAG ACTTATGTTCCCACCGTGTTTGAGAACTACACAGCATGCCTGGAGCTTGAAGATCAGCGTGTGGAGTTGAGTTTGTGGGACACGTCAG GTTCTCCTTACTATGACAACGTGAGGCCACTTTGTTACAGCGACTCTGATGCGGTGCTCCTTTGCTTCGACATCAGCCGTCCCGATACGGTCGAGAGTGGACTCAAGAAG TGGAAGGCCGAGATCATGGACTTCTGCCCCAACACACGGATTCTGCTTGTCGGCTGCAAAATTGACCTTCGCACGGATGTGTGTACGCTGATGGAACTTTCCAATCAGAAGCAAACGCCAATTACCCAAGAGCAG GGTTCTGCCATGGCCAAGCAGCTGGGGGCCGAGGCGTACCTGGAGTGCTCAGCCTTCACATCAGAGAAGAGCATCCACAGTGTTTTCCGCACCGCGGCTCTGGCCTGCGTCAACAAGCTTCAGCCGCTGGCCAAGTCCAGCCCCAACCGCCGCCTCTCCAAACGCCTCCTCCATCTGCCCAGCCGCTCAGAGTTGCTCTCTTCCACCTTCAAGAAGGAGAAGGCCAAGAGCTGCTCAGTCATGTGA